From Geomonas agri, one genomic window encodes:
- a CDS encoding flavin reductase family protein translates to MKKSLGKGTHAMPTPVWLVGSYDLAGKPNLATIAWGGVCSSDPAAVTISLRKSRHSYDAILKHGAFTVNIPSQQFAVEADYAGIASGKTEDKFAKAGLTAVKSDLVDAPYVAEFPLVIECRLLQTVEIGVHTQFIGEIVDVKADESVLDGNGLPDPDKVRPIIYSPTNRIYYGLGEAVGKGFDIGKELMK, encoded by the coding sequence ATGAAAAAGAGTCTGGGCAAAGGGACCCACGCCATGCCGACCCCGGTTTGGCTGGTGGGAAGTTACGACCTGGCGGGCAAGCCGAACCTGGCCACCATCGCCTGGGGCGGCGTCTGCAGTTCCGATCCGGCCGCAGTCACTATCTCGCTGCGCAAGTCGCGCCACAGTTACGACGCCATTCTGAAGCACGGCGCCTTCACGGTGAATATCCCGTCGCAGCAGTTTGCCGTCGAGGCCGACTACGCCGGTATCGCTTCGGGCAAAACCGAGGACAAGTTCGCCAAGGCCGGGCTCACCGCCGTCAAAAGCGACCTGGTCGATGCGCCCTATGTCGCGGAATTTCCGCTGGTCATCGAATGCCGCCTGTTGCAGACCGTCGAGATCGGGGTGCACACCCAGTTCATCGGCGAGATCGTCGATGTGAAGGCAGACGAGTCCGTCCTCGATGGCAACGGCCTGCCTGATCCGGACAAGGTGCGGCCGATCATCTACAGCCCCACCAACCGTATCTACTACGGCCTGGGTGAAGCAGTCGGCAAGGGATTCGATATCGGCAAAGAGTTGATGAAGTAA
- a CDS encoding ADP-ribosylglycohydrolase family protein, with translation MLGALTGDIVGSIYEWNNIKTTEFPLFQDHCRFTDDTVLTVALAEAIMSGESYPQVMRRYYRRYPEAGYGKNFARWAASDDAAPYYSWGNGSAMRISPAAWAFDSLGEVLQKAEEYTLPTHGHPEGVRGAQAAATAIYLARTGGTKAEIRSFIAGRFGYDLSRGCDDIRPDYRFDVSCQGTLPQALAAFFDSSDFESALRLAVSLGGDSDTLACITGGIAQAFYGGVPAYVAQSALGFLDEPLRRVTLEFEERFVVGRGCGR, from the coding sequence ATGCTTGGTGCCCTGACCGGCGACATCGTGGGATCGATCTACGAGTGGAACAACATCAAGACCACTGAGTTTCCACTGTTCCAGGACCACTGCCGTTTCACCGACGACACTGTGCTCACCGTGGCGCTCGCCGAGGCGATCATGAGCGGTGAATCATACCCGCAGGTGATGCGGCGCTACTATCGCAGGTATCCAGAGGCCGGGTACGGCAAGAATTTCGCGCGCTGGGCCGCCAGCGACGATGCTGCTCCCTATTACAGCTGGGGCAACGGCTCGGCAATGCGTATCTCGCCTGCGGCATGGGCCTTCGATTCACTGGGCGAGGTGCTACAAAAGGCCGAGGAGTACACCCTTCCCACCCACGGTCATCCGGAGGGGGTGCGCGGCGCGCAGGCCGCTGCTACTGCAATCTATCTCGCGCGCACCGGCGGCACCAAGGCGGAGATACGCAGTTTCATCGCCGGTCGATTCGGCTACGACCTTTCCCGTGGTTGCGACGACATCCGTCCGGACTATCGCTTCGACGTCTCCTGCCAGGGGACGCTCCCCCAGGCGCTGGCTGCCTTCTTCGACTCGAGCGACTTCGAGAGTGCCCTGCGCCTTGCCGTTTCGCTCGGAGGTGATTCCGACACCCTTGCCTGCATAACCGGGGGGATTGCACAGGCATTTTATGGCGGGGTCCCGGCCTACGTCGCTCAGAGCGCGCTCGGGTTTCTGGATGAGCCGCTGAGAAGGGTGACCTTGGAGTTCGAGGAGCGGTTCGTGGTTGGGAGAGGGTGCGGACGTTAG
- a CDS encoding acyl carrier protein phosphodiesterase, translating to MVSSLAMNYLFHLYLSGNDPAIITGNFMGDFVKGPLADRFPERLRQGLALHRRIDSFAQGHPAFTASRLRIAQEFGLYRGILVDLYYDHFLASGWRHWHDDPLPVYLGRIRKIVEGNRDLLPQPLQRLVPIIFEDMIPSYLTTDGIAGALQRMSRRVPRANPLAGGGSELTRNYSILQEDFLQFLPDVHRCARQFLHD from the coding sequence TTGGTATCATCACTTGCCATGAACTACCTCTTCCACCTCTACTTATCCGGGAACGACCCCGCCATCATCACCGGCAACTTCATGGGGGACTTCGTCAAGGGCCCGCTTGCTGACCGGTTCCCGGAGCGCCTGCGTCAAGGTCTTGCGCTGCACCGGCGTATCGACTCCTTCGCCCAAGGTCATCCAGCCTTCACCGCCAGCCGCCTGCGCATCGCCCAGGAATTCGGCCTGTACCGCGGCATCTTGGTCGACCTGTACTACGATCATTTCCTCGCCAGCGGGTGGCGACACTGGCATGACGATCCCCTGCCGGTCTACCTCGGGCGGATCAGGAAAATCGTAGAGGGAAACCGAGACCTGCTGCCGCAACCGCTGCAGAGGCTGGTCCCGATTATCTTCGAGGACATGATCCCCTCTTACCTCACTACCGACGGTATTGCCGGTGCCCTGCAGCGCATGTCCAGACGCGTGCCGCGTGCTAATCCCCTGGCCGGTGGCGGCAGCGAGCTTACCCGCAACTATTCAATATTGCAAGAAGATTTTCTGCAATTCCTCCCCGATGTACATCGATGCGCACGGCAGTTTTTGCACGATTGA
- a CDS encoding chemotaxis protein CheW, with protein MFALDGTRYALRLEQVTRVIRAAALTTIPYAPDVVLGILDLQGDVIPVINLRRRFGLPERPIGCEDHFVVARTQRLALALHVDTTEGVCELPPGALLPPDKIVAGTEFLAGVTRTADGLVLIHDLDTLLFPEEEAQIRAVLEQA; from the coding sequence ATCTTCGCCCTAGACGGCACACGCTACGCCTTGAGACTGGAACAGGTCACCAGGGTCATCAGGGCTGCGGCGCTCACCACGATCCCCTATGCCCCGGATGTCGTACTCGGCATCCTAGACCTGCAGGGGGATGTCATCCCCGTCATAAACCTGAGAAGGCGGTTCGGGTTGCCTGAGCGGCCCATCGGCTGCGAAGACCACTTCGTCGTTGCCCGAACCCAAAGGCTCGCCTTGGCACTCCACGTCGATACGACGGAAGGTGTGTGCGAGTTACCCCCCGGGGCACTCCTGCCACCGGACAAGATCGTCGCCGGGACGGAATTCCTGGCCGGCGTTACCCGGACTGCCGACGGGCTGGTACTGATCCACGACCTGGACACCCTGCTCTTCCCCGAGGAAGAAGCGCAGATCCGGGCTGTTCTGGAGCAGGCGTAG
- a CDS encoding CheR family methyltransferase: MAGDKHHALPVFAGFVGRNLGLHFPEARLGDLALKMTALAREAGFKDLDRYLFQLMAAPLSQEQMNALSGALTIGETYFLRDPKSYRVLEQQILPGLIAARRRGGRTLKIWSAGCSTGEEPYSIAIILSRLLRDLPDWKITLLGTDINVDALERAHRGVYGKWSFRNAPQWIMEYFTPVGDGQFEIVPRIREMVQFSPLNLADDTGHALTSGTDIIFCRNVMLYFHTEQIEKTVGRFHAALKPGGWLFVGPTEVDHQRLRGFSCHHYDGALVLRKGEQRRKTMRPAAPMPTPVPAAAPLGTASSVASHRAFPDPLSSQAEPLPGSIELARTAYRDGEYQEAARLALSAPHLPENLALAARCYANLGRYQEAREQCEKTLRLERLNPHTHYLLSMILEQMGDGEAAEAALKRALYLDHDYLLAYFALGNLCRKRGELREAEQSFANALRLLQRYDPAEVLPDAEGITAGLLSQLIKGMNAGLNRR, translated from the coding sequence GTGGCGGGCGATAAACACCACGCGCTGCCAGTTTTCGCAGGATTCGTAGGTAGGAACCTCGGGTTGCACTTTCCCGAGGCGCGCCTGGGTGACCTGGCGCTGAAAATGACCGCGCTGGCACGGGAGGCGGGTTTCAAGGACCTTGACCGCTACCTGTTCCAACTCATGGCGGCTCCGCTCTCCCAGGAACAGATGAATGCCCTTAGCGGGGCCTTGACCATCGGTGAAACCTATTTCCTGCGCGACCCCAAGAGCTACCGGGTGCTCGAACAGCAGATACTCCCCGGGCTCATTGCGGCGCGTCGGCGCGGCGGCAGGACCCTCAAGATCTGGAGTGCCGGGTGCTCCACAGGCGAGGAGCCCTACTCCATCGCCATCATCCTTAGTCGACTGTTGCGTGATCTTCCGGACTGGAAGATCACGCTGCTTGGCACCGATATCAACGTTGACGCTCTGGAACGGGCACACAGGGGGGTGTACGGCAAATGGTCCTTCCGCAACGCACCGCAGTGGATCATGGAGTACTTCACCCCCGTCGGGGACGGCCAGTTTGAAATCGTGCCCCGCATCCGCGAGATGGTGCAGTTCAGCCCGTTGAACCTGGCCGACGACACCGGCCATGCCCTCACCAGCGGCACGGATATCATCTTCTGCCGCAATGTGATGCTCTACTTCCACACCGAGCAGATCGAGAAGACGGTAGGGAGGTTCCACGCTGCTTTGAAGCCGGGCGGATGGCTCTTCGTAGGCCCCACCGAGGTGGACCACCAAAGACTGCGCGGCTTCAGCTGCCACCACTACGACGGGGCCCTGGTGCTCAGAAAGGGAGAACAGCGCCGTAAAACGATGCGCCCAGCCGCCCCCATGCCGACACCGGTTCCGGCGGCAGCCCCGCTGGGGACGGCCTCTTCCGTTGCCTCCCACCGGGCCTTCCCTGATCCCTTGTCGTCGCAGGCGGAGCCCCTGCCGGGCAGCATCGAGCTGGCACGGACGGCGTATCGCGACGGGGAGTACCAGGAGGCGGCCCGGCTGGCCCTGTCCGCGCCGCACCTCCCCGAGAACCTTGCTCTTGCGGCGCGCTGCTACGCCAACCTGGGGCGGTACCAGGAGGCGCGGGAGCAGTGTGAAAAAACGCTGCGGCTGGAGCGCCTGAATCCTCATACCCACTACCTGCTTTCCATGATCCTGGAGCAGATGGGAGACGGCGAGGCAGCCGAAGCTGCACTGAAACGAGCACTGTACCTGGACCATGACTATCTGCTCGCCTACTTCGCCCTGGGGAACCTGTGCCGCAAGCGCGGTGAACTCCGGGAAGCCGAACAGAGTTTCGCAAACGCCCTGCGCCTTTTGCAGCGCTACGACCCGGCGGAGGTTCTGCCCGATGCCGAAGGGATCACGGCCGGGTTGCTGTCTCAGTTGATCAAGGGAATGAACGCCGGTTTGAACCGCAGGTAA
- a CDS encoding chemotaxis protein CheW, with amino-acid sequence MSVKSSSIDWAALLKRQEAAFAAAGAPSRDPEREKALLDERARLLSRQPERPSDAQGIECLEFLLSGERYAIEICYVAATLPLTDFTPLFCAPSFVLGITNLRGRIISIVDLRRFFELPAMGLSDLNRVIVVGNEQMEFGVLADSIVGTRTVAPGALLPIPDTFTGPREEYVAGVTEQRLALLDMGRILADPRMVVHEEVG; translated from the coding sequence ATGTCGGTAAAGAGCTCCAGCATAGACTGGGCTGCACTGCTCAAGCGACAGGAAGCGGCATTCGCCGCGGCGGGCGCCCCCTCACGCGACCCTGAGCGCGAAAAGGCCCTGCTGGACGAACGGGCGCGCCTATTAAGCCGGCAACCTGAACGCCCGTCGGACGCGCAGGGGATCGAGTGCCTGGAGTTCCTGCTCTCCGGCGAACGCTACGCCATCGAAATCTGCTACGTGGCGGCCACCTTGCCGCTCACTGATTTCACGCCGCTTTTTTGTGCGCCCTCGTTCGTACTCGGGATCACCAACCTGCGCGGCCGCATCATTTCCATCGTCGACCTGCGCCGGTTCTTTGAACTGCCGGCCATGGGCCTTTCCGACCTGAACCGGGTCATCGTGGTGGGCAACGAGCAGATGGAGTTCGGCGTCCTCGCCGACAGCATCGTCGGCACCAGGACCGTCGCGCCCGGTGCCTTGCTCCCCATTCCCGACACCTTCACCGGCCCGAGGGAAGAGTACGTCGCCGGGGTGACCGAGCAGCGCCTTGCCCTGCTCGACATGGGGCGCATCCTCGCCGACCCGAGGATGGTGGTGCACGAAGAGGTGGGTTAA
- a CDS encoding HAMP domain-containing methyl-accepting chemotaxis protein: MLSNMKIRSRLAAGFSVLVLFLILIGGLSLKNLAAQGQLLSEFYEHPFAVTNAIQQVDTNITRMHRGMKDVILYSNDREDVDASVADIDNCEKIVYRQLALARDRFPGDKSKLDQIKESMDQWKVIRAKTIDLVRQGKVKEAIAFHKSYARRTVAQIDTQVNEVLKDSYTVADKFAAESKKNQSTTFAITATLVVLAGILAALIAFAITASITKPLTDAVQAAERLAQGDVSVELGSDSADELGQLLRSMGKVVHSMRRLGETANRIALGDLDVDIALLSDRDVFGTAMRNMVASLNSLADNADRIASGDLTIEVLPASPKDRLGNSFRMMTSNLRELTVEIAEVVNVLAGSAAEIMTTVSELASSSAQTATSISETNATVQEIRQTTDLTSQKSRQVYESAHRSTQIARTGRESVNSAIGGMQGIDERMGFIAERIVNLSEQSQAIGEIIATVADLAEQSNLLAVNAAIEAAKAGEHGKGFAVVAQEVKNLATQSKQATSQVRNIIGQIQKATTAAVLATEQGSKAVEAGVKQSSEAGESIRQLASSIEESSNATLQIVTSTQEQAIGMDQIAIAIQSINQASDQNVEGSRQIEAAARNLYELNQKLQQLVSGYKVA, translated from the coding sequence ATGCTGAGTAACATGAAGATCCGTTCCCGACTGGCCGCGGGGTTTTCCGTCCTGGTGCTGTTCCTGATCCTGATCGGGGGGCTGTCCCTGAAGAACCTCGCCGCGCAAGGCCAGCTCCTGAGCGAGTTCTACGAACACCCCTTTGCGGTCACCAACGCCATCCAGCAGGTGGATACCAACATCACCCGCATGCATCGCGGCATGAAGGACGTCATCCTCTACAGCAACGACCGCGAGGACGTGGATGCCTCGGTGGCTGATATCGACAACTGCGAAAAGATCGTCTACCGCCAGCTTGCGCTTGCCAGGGACCGCTTCCCCGGGGACAAGTCAAAGCTCGACCAGATCAAGGAATCCATGGACCAGTGGAAGGTGATCCGGGCCAAGACCATCGACCTCGTGCGCCAGGGCAAGGTCAAGGAAGCCATCGCTTTCCACAAGTCCTACGCGCGGCGCACCGTGGCCCAGATCGACACCCAGGTGAACGAGGTGCTCAAGGATTCCTACACCGTCGCCGACAAGTTTGCCGCCGAGTCCAAGAAGAACCAGAGCACCACCTTCGCCATCACCGCGACCCTGGTGGTGCTGGCCGGCATCCTCGCTGCCCTCATCGCCTTCGCCATCACCGCCTCCATCACCAAGCCGCTCACTGACGCGGTGCAGGCCGCCGAGCGCCTGGCCCAGGGTGACGTTTCCGTCGAGCTCGGCAGCGACTCCGCCGACGAACTGGGCCAGTTGCTCAGGTCCATGGGCAAGGTGGTGCACTCCATGCGCCGCCTGGGGGAAACCGCCAACCGCATTGCCCTGGGCGACCTTGACGTCGACATTGCGCTCCTCTCCGATCGCGACGTCTTCGGCACCGCGATGCGCAACATGGTGGCTTCACTTAACAGCCTTGCCGACAATGCCGACCGCATCGCGTCCGGCGATCTCACCATCGAGGTCCTGCCCGCCTCCCCCAAGGACCGACTGGGCAACTCCTTCCGGATGATGACCAGCAACCTCAGGGAACTCACGGTGGAGATCGCCGAGGTGGTCAACGTGCTGGCCGGCTCCGCCGCGGAGATCATGACCACGGTAAGCGAGCTCGCCTCCAGCTCGGCCCAGACCGCCACCTCCATCTCCGAGACCAACGCCACCGTCCAGGAGATCCGCCAGACCACCGATCTCACTTCGCAGAAGTCGCGCCAGGTGTACGAGAGTGCGCACCGATCCACCCAGATCGCCCGCACCGGCCGCGAATCGGTCAACAGCGCCATCGGCGGCATGCAGGGCATCGACGAGCGCATGGGCTTCATCGCTGAACGCATCGTCAACCTCTCCGAACAAAGCCAGGCCATCGGCGAGATCATCGCCACCGTCGCCGACCTGGCCGAGCAGTCCAACCTTCTCGCTGTCAACGCGGCCATCGAGGCGGCCAAGGCGGGCGAGCACGGCAAGGGATTCGCCGTCGTGGCACAGGAGGTGAAAAACCTCGCCACCCAGTCCAAGCAGGCCACCTCTCAGGTCAGGAACATCATCGGCCAGATCCAGAAAGCGACCACTGCCGCGGTGCTCGCCACCGAGCAGGGGAGCAAGGCGGTTGAAGCCGGGGTGAAACAGTCCAGCGAGGCGGGAGAGTCGATCCGCCAGCTTGCCTCCAGCATCGAGGAGTCCTCCAACGCCACCCTGCAGATTGTCACCTCTACACAGGAGCAGGCCATCGGCATGGACCAAATCGCCATCGCCATCCAGAGCATCAACCAGGCCAGCGATCAGAACGTCGAAGGTTCGCGCCAGATCGAGGCTGCGGCCCGCAACCTCTACGAGCTGAACCAGAAGCTGCAGCAGCTGGTCAGCGGCTACAAGGTGGCATAA
- a CDS encoding hybrid sensor histidine kinase/response regulator yields the protein MLDSDALLKELLATFDMEAREHLGELSTLLLALERDPDLAERKRLLESVFRRVHTLKGAAHAVNLPDVALACQQLEDVLAELKRGDLALGLEQFDSLHVSINDLEKRLSLGLAAASAVAPHVHPAGPPHPAPAPLVAPPEPEQPAAVATVTVSAPAATLQAVTQPVTQPARVPERKPAQQHHVAARPQGDETVRVSARLLEELLLQSEELVSAKLSASALHEELATLAGELAMRQGERGRALESARRVKKGATGREAALAVQLEQSCQAERLIEGRLRLLEKGADKHLRSLQGMLDPLLEEMKKLQLLPCSTVCDPFAKLVRDLARELGKEAEFSYQGGELEIDRRILAELKEPLLHLVRNTVDHGIEAPEQREAAGKPAKGAIRLDIRLQDANRAELVLADDGGGIDVALVKNAALRLEVATDEGLERMSDRDALQLIFESGLSTSKTVGNVSGRGVGLAIVRESLERLGGHVTVSSTPGYGTTFRLVFPLSFARIRGLLVQVRGRDCVIPANNVEVSSRVALAGVKRVENRDTVLVNGEVVALVSLARILELERSAPAQQESLCFVLLHAGEKKIAFAVDQVLGVQEILVKPLGRQLSRVRNVSGGTVLGNGKVVPVLNVADLFRSAFAVEAPAVPLAAPTAKARTVSVLVAEDSITSRTLLKNILEAAGYRVRTAVDGADALSQLRAEPCDVVISDIEMPRMDGFQLTAAIRADSRLATLPVVLVTGLESRSDRERGIDVGASAYLVKSSFDQGNLVEVIQKLS from the coding sequence ATGCTTGACAGCGACGCCTTGCTCAAAGAGCTCCTGGCGACCTTCGACATGGAGGCCCGGGAGCATCTCGGGGAGCTCTCGACCCTGCTTCTTGCGCTGGAACGCGATCCGGACCTGGCAGAGCGCAAGCGCCTTTTGGAGTCGGTGTTCCGCCGCGTGCACACGCTCAAGGGAGCGGCGCATGCCGTGAACCTCCCGGACGTCGCCCTTGCCTGCCAGCAGCTCGAGGACGTCCTCGCCGAGCTGAAGCGTGGCGACCTCGCGCTTGGGCTGGAACAGTTCGACTCGCTGCACGTGAGCATCAACGACCTGGAGAAGCGGCTCTCCCTGGGACTGGCGGCAGCTTCTGCAGTTGCGCCCCATGTCCATCCTGCGGGGCCGCCCCACCCTGCCCCTGCGCCCCTGGTTGCACCTCCCGAGCCGGAGCAGCCTGCCGCGGTCGCCACCGTGACAGTTTCTGCGCCGGCAGCCACGCTCCAGGCCGTCACGCAACCCGTCACGCAACCCGCCCGCGTCCCGGAGCGCAAGCCGGCGCAGCAGCACCACGTTGCGGCACGCCCGCAGGGGGACGAGACCGTCCGCGTATCCGCCCGACTCCTGGAAGAACTCCTGCTGCAGTCGGAGGAACTCGTGTCTGCGAAACTCTCGGCATCCGCGCTCCACGAGGAGCTGGCGACCCTTGCCGGTGAGCTGGCAATGCGCCAGGGGGAGCGTGGCCGTGCCCTGGAGAGCGCGCGTAGGGTCAAGAAGGGCGCAACCGGACGTGAGGCCGCGCTCGCCGTGCAACTGGAGCAGAGTTGCCAGGCAGAGCGGCTCATCGAGGGGCGCCTGCGGCTCCTGGAGAAGGGGGCGGACAAGCATCTGAGATCGCTGCAGGGCATGCTCGACCCCCTTTTGGAGGAGATGAAGAAACTGCAGTTGCTCCCCTGCAGCACCGTCTGCGACCCCTTTGCCAAGCTGGTACGGGACCTCGCCCGCGAACTGGGCAAGGAGGCGGAATTCAGCTACCAGGGGGGGGAGCTGGAAATCGACCGCCGTATCTTGGCGGAACTGAAGGAGCCGCTGTTGCACCTGGTGCGTAACACGGTCGACCACGGTATCGAGGCACCAGAACAACGCGAGGCCGCTGGCAAACCTGCCAAGGGCGCCATCCGCCTCGACATCCGCCTGCAGGACGCGAACCGCGCTGAACTCGTCCTCGCAGACGACGGCGGCGGCATCGACGTCGCCCTGGTTAAAAACGCCGCGTTGAGGCTCGAGGTGGCCACCGACGAGGGGCTGGAGCGCATGTCCGACCGGGATGCGCTCCAGCTCATCTTCGAGTCCGGGCTCTCCACCAGCAAAACGGTAGGCAACGTTTCGGGACGCGGCGTGGGCCTTGCCATCGTGCGCGAGTCCCTGGAGCGTCTCGGCGGCCACGTTACCGTTTCAAGCACCCCTGGTTATGGCACCACGTTCCGGCTGGTTTTTCCCCTTTCATTCGCCAGGATACGCGGCCTGTTGGTCCAGGTGCGCGGCAGGGACTGCGTCATCCCGGCCAACAACGTCGAAGTGAGCTCGCGGGTGGCGCTTGCGGGCGTAAAACGGGTGGAGAACCGCGACACGGTGCTGGTGAACGGCGAGGTGGTCGCGCTGGTTTCTCTGGCTCGCATTCTCGAACTGGAACGGAGCGCTCCGGCGCAGCAGGAGAGCCTCTGCTTCGTGCTACTGCATGCCGGCGAAAAGAAGATCGCCTTCGCCGTGGACCAGGTGCTGGGGGTCCAGGAGATCCTGGTCAAGCCGCTGGGGCGGCAGTTGTCCCGGGTGCGCAACGTCTCAGGAGGTACCGTCCTCGGCAACGGCAAGGTGGTCCCGGTTTTAAACGTCGCCGACCTGTTCCGCTCTGCATTCGCCGTCGAGGCGCCAGCGGTGCCACTGGCCGCCCCCACCGCCAAAGCAAGGACGGTCTCGGTGCTCGTGGCGGAGGACTCCATCACCTCGCGCACGCTGCTCAAGAACATCCTGGAAGCGGCGGGCTACCGGGTGCGTACCGCCGTGGACGGGGCGGATGCGCTGTCCCAGTTGAGGGCCGAGCCATGCGACGTGGTCATCTCTGACATCGAGATGCCGCGCATGGACGGCTTCCAACTCACCGCTGCCATCCGTGCCGACAGCAGGCTGGCCACCCTCCCCGTGGTCCTGGTGACGGGATTGGAATCGCGCAGTGACCGGGAGCGGGGTATCGATGTCGGTGCCAGCGCCTACCTGGTGAAGAGCAGCTTCGACCAAGGCAACCTGGTCGAGGTCATCCAAAAACTAAGCTGA
- the cheB gene encoding chemotaxis-specific protein-glutamate methyltransferase CheB yields MIRLLVVEDSKTVQRALVAAFEADPDIKVIGTAETGEEAVEAAKCLRPDLITMDINLPGMDGFDATRAIMSTCPVPIVIVTGKMNPKDSATLFRVMEAGALMVLAKPDPVGSPGYQDSVANLVHHLKLMAEIKVVRRIFPSGKVAPRPERPLPPPPVQPVKVVAIGASTGGPPLLRQILAELPAPFPAAVVVVQHMAVGFTENFVHWLNRSSKLPVQLGTDGAQLAPGQVYVAPDNCHMEVTSTGKIILTEAAPEHGVRPSVSVLFRSVALSYGRHAMGVLLTGMGKDGALELKTIRGRGGITVAQDRESSMVFGMPGEAIEIDAAQHVLPPGAIIELLHRVTSKSASAASR; encoded by the coding sequence GTGATCAGACTGTTGGTGGTGGAAGATTCCAAAACGGTGCAGCGTGCCCTGGTGGCCGCCTTCGAGGCCGACCCGGACATCAAGGTGATCGGCACCGCAGAAACCGGCGAGGAAGCGGTCGAAGCGGCGAAATGCCTCCGTCCCGACCTGATCACCATGGACATCAACCTCCCAGGTATGGACGGCTTCGACGCCACCCGCGCCATCATGTCCACCTGCCCGGTCCCCATCGTCATCGTCACAGGGAAGATGAATCCCAAGGATTCCGCCACCCTGTTCCGGGTCATGGAGGCCGGCGCCCTGATGGTCCTCGCCAAGCCGGACCCGGTGGGGAGCCCGGGCTACCAGGACTCGGTGGCCAACCTGGTGCACCACCTGAAGCTGATGGCCGAGATCAAAGTAGTGCGGCGCATTTTCCCGTCGGGCAAGGTGGCGCCCCGCCCCGAGCGCCCGCTGCCTCCGCCCCCGGTACAACCGGTCAAGGTGGTGGCAATCGGGGCATCGACTGGGGGGCCGCCACTTTTGCGCCAGATACTGGCCGAACTGCCCGCCCCTTTTCCCGCCGCTGTGGTCGTTGTCCAGCACATGGCGGTCGGTTTCACGGAGAACTTCGTGCACTGGCTGAACCGCAGCTCGAAGCTTCCGGTACAGTTGGGGACCGACGGTGCTCAACTCGCCCCTGGGCAGGTCTACGTGGCACCGGACAACTGCCACATGGAGGTCACCTCCACCGGCAAGATCATCCTCACCGAAGCCGCCCCCGAGCACGGGGTACGCCCATCGGTCTCGGTCCTGTTCCGCTCGGTGGCACTAAGTTACGGCCGACACGCCATGGGGGTGCTCTTGACCGGGATGGGCAAGGACGGGGCGCTGGAGCTTAAGACGATCCGGGGGCGCGGCGGCATCACGGTCGCGCAGGACCGCGAGAGCTCCATGGTATTCGGCATGCCCGGAGAGGCCATAGAAATCGACGCGGCGCAGCACGTGCTGCCACCGGGAGCAATCATAGAACTGTTGCACAGGGTTACCAGTAAAAGCGCAAGCGCCGCTTCACGTTAA